In the genome of Apium graveolens cultivar Ventura unplaced genomic scaffold, ASM990537v1 ctg793, whole genome shotgun sequence, one region contains:
- the LOC141704507 gene encoding OVARIAN TUMOR DOMAIN-containing deubiquitinating enzyme 7-like → MSVKFKTYLLGGNPGATIVKALPQLCRTYHDEEHYNSVRVKEDTCAGAARPVIIKMIPSRNKACPCGSKKKYKSCCRVKGASPMDIFNFQGDFFEDTMGS, encoded by the exons ATGTCTGTTAAATTCAAAACGTACTTACTTGGTGGCAATCCAGGAGCAACTATTGTCAAAGCATTGCCTCAG TTGTGCAGGACATATCATGACGAGGAGCACTATAACAGTGTGCGAGTAAAGGAAGACACATGTGCTGGAGCTGCCAGGCCTGTGATAATCAAG ATGATCCCCTCAAGAAACAAGGCTTGTCCCTGCGGTTCTAAGAAGAAATACAAGTCTTGTTGCAGAGTAAAAG GTGCAAGTCCCATGGATATATTCAATTTTCAAGGAGACTTTTTCGAAGATACAATGGGGAGTTGA